The DNA region ACAGGCAAGCTGCCCCCACTGGAGGTGGACGAACTTCCCAAGCTGGACGATGTGTACAAGATACTTGCAAAGTGTTTTCCGAGACTTGAAGACAGCTACGAGATGTGGCTGACGGATACATCTCACAGAATAAGACGCGGTCTTTCACAGTCATTCCTTATGGGAGACTATACCACAGCGACTATACAATATATAATCGACAAGATAGCACTGGTTGGTCAGGTAGGCACTATCCCCGAGGAAAGAGGAAAGATGCACGCGAGAACTCTGCTGTACTGGATAGGCGAAAGGCTGTGGCAGCAGGGCATAGCTGTAAAGCTTTTTGCAAGACCCCACAGAGTCAGCTATTATGAAGAGATAGGCTTCAAAGCCATGGGCATAGATACAGTTCTCGAAAGACGGGACGAAAAGCCCAGCCATTAAATAACAAAAACAGGAGATCAATTCAAAGGAGCGGATCTTATGAGAAAAACACGTTCCGGATTTAACATCAATACAATTCTTGCACTGATATTTGCCGTGCTGACGGTAATAGTGCTTGTGACCGGCATACAGAGCAAAAAATGCCCTAAAAACTGTACATTAGAAGTTGAAGTCCAGCCTGTGGACTATGATGTGAATGAATATATGGACGACGACGGCATCGAAAGACGGGACTTCACCGTTCGCTGCATATACGAGTACAAAGGGAAAAAATATCCTTGCGAAGCGAAGTTCAAAAACTCCTCGTCCTCAAGTCCTGCATTTGATATGTACAAGAAAAAAATAATGATAGATCCTAATGACCCGTCAAAATATTTCGTACCGGGCACAGGTGGAGTGAACTTCACTCTGCTGGCAATCTTCGCTGCTCTTACAGTAGCTTTCGGACGCAATAATTTTTAGATGGTACGGTGCGATATACAAAGTTGAGAAACCTATGCCGGAGAAAGATCTACATGAGGTGAAATAATTGACAAACATTTTTGGATTAGATGAAAAAATACTGACCCTTGCTGCTGAGGCTGAGGGTGAATGCAAGGAGGTATTTGCGGAGATAGACCGCATCGCCGAGATAAACGGGCAGAAAGTCCTGAAAGCATTCATCGACAACCGTGTGAGCGAGGGCTGTCTGAAAGGTACTACAGGCTACGGCTACGGCGATATCGGCAGAGATACTGCTGATAAGGTCTACGCGCAGGCACTGGGCGGCGAAGATGCCATAGTAAGGCACACTTTTGTAAACGGCACCCATGCGCTTTCCACTGCGCTTTTCGGTATACTCCGTCCCGATGATGAGCTGTGTTTTCTCACAGGTGCGCCCTACGATACCCTTGAGGGCGTTGTGGGCAAAGAGGGCGACAATGGCAGCGGTTCGCTGAGAGATTTCGGCGTTAAAAGCAGCATTGTCGAGCTGAAAGAGGACGGAACTCCCGACCTTGAAGCCATTGCAAAGGCAGCAAAGGGCGCGAAAGTCGGCTACATACAGAGATCGCGCGGATATTCCCTCAGACCTTCTTTCACCGTTGATGTGATAGCAAGTGCTATCAAAGCGGCAAAGGACGCTAATCCCGATATAATTATACTCACCGACAACTGCTACGGCGAATTCGTTGAAGAAAAGGAACCTCTTGCCGTTGGTGCCGACCTGATTGTAGGTTCGCTGATAAAGAACCCCGGCGGCGGAATAGCAAGCACAGGCGGATACATCTGCGGACGTGCCGACCTTGTGGAAAAATGCGCTGACAGACTCACCTGCGTGGGCATGGGCAAAGAAGTAGGCTGTTCGCTGAACATGAACAGAGAGATACTTCTGGGCTTCTTCCTCTGCCCGCAGACAGTAGCAAATGCCCTGAAAACTTCCGTTTTCGCCTGCCGACTTTTTGAAAAGCTGGGTTACAAGACCCTTCCAGAAAGCAGTAAAAAAAGAACGGATATCATCGCATCTATCCTGCTTGAAAACGAGAAGAACCTGACCGCATTCTGCAAGGGCATACAGAAAGGCAGTCCCGTTGACAGCTATGTTACTCCCGAGGCATGGGATATGCCCGGCTACGAGAGCAAGGTCATCATGGCGGCGGGCGCATTCACTATGGGCGCTTCCATCGAACTTTCAGCCGATGCCCCGATACGCGAACCCTATGCAGTATGGCTTCAGGGCGGCATAACTTACCCAAGCGGAAAGATGGGCATAATGCTGGCGGCGCAGGAACTTATCAATTCATAATTCATAATGCATAATTCATAATTATTGACATAATGGAAAGATGGGAGAGAAAACGATATGACAGAAATGGATATTATAGAATTAAGTCTTTACATCGGTTTTATTTCATTATGCATGATTGTTTATTTTTCTCCTTCAATAATTAATTATTTGAAAAAAAAGCATCATGAAAAACTTTCTAAGCAAAATCAAGAAACGTATCAAAAAGAAGTTAAAAGAATCGCTAAAGAATATGAATCTTCACAGTTCTTAGCAGATATTTATTCAGAAATCAAATCAGCATCAATTAGTTTTGGATTTAATGATGATATGCCAATAAAATCAGTACGTATTCATCATGATCATTTAGAAGTTTCTTTTTATAATGAAAACGTTGAAAAATATTATAACAAAGAGATTATGTTTAAGAATTTGGGATATAAAGAATTGAAAAGTTCAGATCCTAAAATAATGGATTTAAAGATAGGAAGAAATCCTGAAGAAGACGGTTTCGGTGAAGCATTGCAGGTAAAACTCGGTGATCAGTATTACTATGTTGCGGATTGGGATGATCATCTTTTACAAGCAAGATATTATATTAAGACAAAAAGAGAGTTTATTTCACCTGAAAGCAAACTTAAACCAACAAGATAAAACAATAATAAGGAGTTGATAAACTATGGCAGAGATATTCAGTGTAACAGTCAGCGAGATAGTAAAGCAGCTAGGGCTTGAACTGCTCTATGCTCCCGATAATATCGATGAGCTGATAGTCACCGACAACGACTGCAACCGTCCCGGATTGCAGCTGATGGGATTCTATGAGTACTTCAACGCCGAGCGTATACAGATATGCGGCAATATGGAGTTTGCTTATCTGGCTTCCATCGATGAAGAAGTAAGAAGACAAAGACTCGACGCACTTTTTGCAACAAAGATACCAATGTTCATCGTAGCAAGAAGCCATGAGCTCTATCCCGAAATGATAGATATAGCTTCAAAGTACGGCGTGCCGATAGCACGTACCTCCGACAGTACCACTGCGTTCATCGCAGCGCTTATCGGCTACCTGAATGTTGAGCTTGCACCCCGTATCACCCGCCACGGCGTGCTTATCGAAGTATACGGCGAAGGCATACTCATCGTGGGCGAAAGCGGCGTAGGTAAGAGCGAGACCGCTATCGAGCTGGTAAAGCGCGGACATCGTCTTGTGGCTGACGACGCCGTTGAGATAAGAAAGACCTCCAGCAGAACTCTGGTAGGTCAGTCCCCCGATAACATCAGGCATTTTCTCGAACTCCGCGGCATAGGTATTATAAATACCAGAAGACTGTTCGGTATGGGTGCCGTTAAGATATCCGAAAAGATAGACCTCATCGTTCAGCTCGAACCCTGGGACAGCAAGAAGATATACGACCGTATGGGCGTGGATAACGAGTATACTTCAATACTCGGCATAAAGATACCCAGCCTTACCATACCGATAAAGCCCGGCCGTAACCTCGCTGTTATACTGGAAGTTGCCGCTATGAACAACCGTCACAAGAAGATGGGCTACAATGCAGCGGCTGAGCTTTTACAGAACCTCGGTCTTGAAATGGATACCAAGGAATCCGTAAAGAACTGGGACGTTTTCTGATATAGCTTGCATACGGCGTGGTACGTCCTGCTGACATAGTCACGGGATATCGCCATGCCGCTTTATGCCAAAATGTCCGATAGGATATTTCGGCACCAATAAACAAACAAGGAGAAGAACAAGTGAAAGAACTTGATATGAACACACGTTCATTGCTGGAACTTGCGGAAGAACTGGAATGCAGAGTATTCCCGAACGAACCGCTGGATAAACACAACACCTTCCGCATAGGCGGATGCTGTTCGGCAATGATAGATATAAATTCGCCAGATAATCTCTCCCAGCTGTGGGAAGAAGCGAACCGTCTCGGCATAAGGACGATGGCACTGGGCAACGGCTCGAATGTACTGTTCGATGACCGCGGCTACAACGGCGTTATCTTCCTGATAGGCAGCTCGATGGATAAGATATATATGAAAGACGAAAATACCATCGTTGCACAGGCGGGCTGTCCCTTGCTGAAGCTTTGCCGCTTCGCACTGGAACACTCTCTCAGCGGTATGGAATTCGCATACGGTATCCCGGGAAGCGTCGGCGGCGCTATATTCATGAACGCAGGCGCATACGGCGGAGAGATCAAGGACGTTATAAAATACGGCAGAGCAGTTGACCGCGCAGGCAGACAGTTTGAATACCAGAACGACCAGATGAAGTTCGGTTACAGGACCAGCAGGTTCATCGAGAGCGGTGAACTGATAGTCGAGGGTGAATTTGAACTGCCGGGCGGAAGCTATGACGAGATACAGGATAAGATGGTAGACCTCATGGGACGCCGCCGCGATAAACAGCCCCTGAATATGCCCAGCGCAGGCAGTACCTTCAAAAGACCCACAGGTGAAGGACTTTTCGCAGGCAAGCTTATTCAGGACAGCGGACTAAGAGGTTTCTCCGTGGGCGGAGCGCAGGTAAGCGAGAAGCACTGCGGATTCGTAGTGAACAAAGGCGGCGCAACAAGCGCCGATGTACTGGAACTTATAAAACAGGTACAGGAAAAAGTATTAAAAGATACGGGCATAGAGCTTGAATGTGAGGTAAGATACATACCTTACGAAGCTTAAAATACTCCTTGAAAATCAGGGTAAAAAGGGGATGGATGAAGTGCAGTTCGTAGTAGTTACAGGTATTTCAGGGTCGGGCAAATCGACCGCTATAGATGTTCTGGAGGATATAGGGTATTACTGCATAGATAATATGCCGCCCGAGCTTATGGTAAAGTTTGCCGATATATGTGTTCAGTCCGAGGGTAATTTTGACAAAGTCGCTTTCGTTGCCGATGTACGCGGCGGAGCACTTTTCTTCAAGCTGAAGGACGCTATAACAGATATGCGCAATATGGGCATCAAAGTCAAAGTTATATTCCTTGATTGCAGCGATGAAGTGATAATGCGCCGCTATAAAGAAACACGCCGCAGGCACCCTCTTTACGAGATAGCCAACGGCAATATACGCGATGCCATAGAGACCGAGCGCAGGCTTCTTGAATCGGTCAGGGACGAAGTGGATTATTATATCGACACCTCCTCCACCTCAACGGCTGAATTCAAAAGCAAGATGTACGATATCTTCCTGAGCGCGGGACAATCCGCCATGAGGATAGAAGTGCGTTCTTTCGGCTTCAAATACGGTGTCATGAACGATGCAGACCTCACTTTCGATGTAAGATGTCTGCCGAACCCGTTCTATATACCCGAGCTGAAGAGCAAAACAGGTCTTGACCCCGCGGTGTCGGGGTACGTCATGAGTTTTAAGGAAGCACAGACTCTCCTGGAAAAGCTCACAGACCTCATCGACTACCTTATCCCTCTTTATGAAAAAGAGGGCAAGGCACAGCTGGTCATAGCTTTCGGCTGTACAGGCGGAAAGCACAGAAGTGTGACTTTCGCAGAAGCAGTCGCAAAGCACCTTACCGATTCAGGCAAGACCATAAGGCTGGCTCACCGGGATATCGAAAAGAGATAAAAAACCAAGGCAGCACCCCACGTATGCAAACGTGTGATGCTGCCTTTTTCATCGCGATTTTTCTGCGCAGGAAACCATATCCTCCGCGAATATCCCGTAGCCCCGCGTCGGGTCATCGATAAACACATGAGTGACCGCCCCGACAAGCCTGCCGTCCTGCATTATCGGCGAACCGCTCATGCCCTGCACGATACCCCCTGTTTCGCCGATAAGACGTTCATCGGTGATGTGTACCACAAGGTCATGCTCAGAACCGTCGCTGAGGTCGATATGCTCTATCCGCGCAGAATATGGCTCGGGGGCTTTGCCGTCTACCGAGGAATATATCTGCACACTTCCACGGTGTACCTCCTGCTTGTAGCCCAGCTCGACTTCCTCTTTTTCATCGGGAGCATTTTCCAGTTTACCGAAAAGCCCTGCCTCACAGTTCAGTGTTATCTCACCCAGAACTTCTTCACCCGAAAATTCCCCCAGAAGCTGCCCCGGAGAACCCTCCTCCGAGGGTATCAGCCCCGTTATCTCGATATCCCCCACAGCACCCTCCGAAAGGGGCAGGATATTACCTGTATCACTGTCGCATACGGCATGACCCAACCCGCCGAAAACTCCGCTGTCCTTGTCAAAAAATGTCAGCGTGCCTATCCCCGCCGAGGAATCCCGCACCCACATTCCCGCCTTGTATCCGCCCTCAAAATATGCAGGTTCAAGCATAACGTTCTTATCCTTTCCGTCCCGCCGATAGACCACCTCACAGCCGCTGTCACGGCATTTTCTGACTTCTTCGGAAATATCGCGGTTTGAACGTATATTCCTGCCGTTGACGGATATAATTATATCACCTTTTCTTATCCCGCACTCCCTCGCAGGACACCGACCGCCCACATCGGTTAGTTCAACAACTATCACCCCGTCTGTCAGAAGCTTTATACCAAAGGTCTCACCACAGGGCACAAGCTTAGGTCTTTCGCTGCAAACAGCAGTAACGTCCTTCACAGGCACCGCCCCGAAAAGCATAAGCGTGCTTTCCCTGCCACGTGAAGTATCCCCTGATAGATCCGTCAGCGCTGTCATGTAGGAACGTTTCGCAGGGCGTGAGGATATGCTGAAAAATGTGTTCAGTTCAAGCTTGCCGTCATGTGCCACGCTGTAACTGTCGGGGAGTGTCCTGTCATAAAATCCTGCCACACCAAGCAAAGTCAGCGTTAAAGCCCCTGCTGCCGCGGCTGTCCGCCTGAAAAAATATTTTGTTATTTCCATTTTATTCTTCCTTTTCCAAGTTTTTTCAACTTTCGGCTGAATACCGAAGTCATTACTATTGTTGACCGTCAGCCGCATTTGATACAGCCGCCCCATAAAGTATTATTTGTTATGGCAAAAGAAACTCTATTTTTTTCAAGTGTCATTTTTTTGCATGAACTTTCATTCAGACATTGTTTTATACATTTTCCCCTGTTGCAAAAAACACATCAATGTGTTATAATAGATTACGGCTTTTTCGCCGCATATCAGATAATGAAAATGTTAACATATACAAGAGGTAAAAAATGTCAAAAAAGGATAGACTTAAAGCGCAGTCGCAGAAACAGATACGCGAACGCCGTGAACAAGAGGAAGAAGAACGCGAGGAACGTGAAGCTGCCCGAAACAGACAAAGCAAGTCCGCTAAAAAACTGCTGAACAAAACGAAATACGGACGCTACGGCAAGGAACCTTGGGCATTCCTTTTCCTGCGTCTGCTTATGCTGATACCATTCGCATGGTCGGGCATATACTACGGACTCATCGTAATATTCGGCACCTTCGGCGGATACATAGTACCTCAGCCCCCGCAATGGGTGGGCTGGACGATGCTTGCAGGAGATATACTGATACTTGCGGGCATCATCATTGAATATCTCAAAAAGCATATACCCGCTTTCGTCTTCATCGCAGCGGGTACGGGACTGTACCTTAAAGCGTCACAGTATTTCATCAACTATCTCTCTGACAGGCTGGATAAAGTGTATGTGGAGGAAGAGATACGCGGCATCGACCGTGAATATATGAAACACCATTACCCGATGGCTGCAGTGGCTGTACTTGAACTTTGTATACTCATCTGGTGGATAGTACTGAAGATACTGGCGGCTAAACGGCTGAAACACGAGCGTGATACCGCCCCCGTCAAGTCCGTCGTGGAGTAGTATACAGGCAACAACGATCATAACAGCGCAGACTTCCCGATCATGGGAGATCTGCGCTGTTTTTGCAGATATATGATTTCAGGGGAGATTTTGCAAGATTGTTAATAAAATATGCTTGACATTGACAGCATAGGGTGGTATAATTGATTTTGTATATTTTAGGCGCGGGTTAAATAGAACAGCTCCCGCCAAGAAAAGGTGTGTGAATAATTTGAAGTACGAAGAACTGGCAGGAAAGCCCAACATTCCCGAAATTCAGGAAGATGTCCTGAAATTCTGGAAAGACGAAAGCGTATTTGAAAAATCGGTCAACAAGGAAGCTCCCGAGGTCGTATTCTATGACGGACCTCCGTTCCCAACCGGAAAGCCTCACCACGGTACCATACTGGTATCGTTCATCAAGGACATGATAGCCCGTTACTGGACAATGAAGGGCTACAAGGTCCCCAGAGTATGGGGCTGGGACTGCCATGGTCTGCCTA from Ruminococcus albus AD2013 includes:
- a CDS encoding aminotransferase class I/II-fold pyridoxal phosphate-dependent enzyme — translated: MTNIFGLDEKILTLAAEAEGECKEVFAEIDRIAEINGQKVLKAFIDNRVSEGCLKGTTGYGYGDIGRDTADKVYAQALGGEDAIVRHTFVNGTHALSTALFGILRPDDELCFLTGAPYDTLEGVVGKEGDNGSGSLRDFGVKSSIVELKEDGTPDLEAIAKAAKGAKVGYIQRSRGYSLRPSFTVDVIASAIKAAKDANPDIIILTDNCYGEFVEEKEPLAVGADLIVGSLIKNPGGGIASTGGYICGRADLVEKCADRLTCVGMGKEVGCSLNMNREILLGFFLCPQTVANALKTSVFACRLFEKLGYKTLPESSKKRTDIIASILLENEKNLTAFCKGIQKGSPVDSYVTPEAWDMPGYESKVIMAAGAFTMGASIELSADAPIREPYAVWLQGGITYPSGKMGIMLAAQELINS
- the rapZ gene encoding RNase adapter RapZ; amino-acid sequence: MQFVVVTGISGSGKSTAIDVLEDIGYYCIDNMPPELMVKFADICVQSEGNFDKVAFVADVRGGALFFKLKDAITDMRNMGIKVKVIFLDCSDEVIMRRYKETRRRHPLYEIANGNIRDAIETERRLLESVRDEVDYYIDTSSTSTAEFKSKMYDIFLSAGQSAMRIEVRSFGFKYGVMNDADLTFDVRCLPNPFYIPELKSKTGLDPAVSGYVMSFKEAQTLLEKLTDLIDYLIPLYEKEGKAQLVIAFGCTGGKHRSVTFAEAVAKHLTDSGKTIRLAHRDIEKR
- a CDS encoding SpoIVB peptidase S55 domain-containing protein, whose product is MEITKYFFRRTAAAAGALTLTLLGVAGFYDRTLPDSYSVAHDGKLELNTFFSISSRPAKRSYMTALTDLSGDTSRGRESTLMLFGAVPVKDVTAVCSERPKLVPCGETFGIKLLTDGVIVVELTDVGGRCPARECGIRKGDIIISVNGRNIRSNRDISEEVRKCRDSGCEVVYRRDGKDKNVMLEPAYFEGGYKAGMWVRDSSAGIGTLTFFDKDSGVFGGLGHAVCDSDTGNILPLSEGAVGDIEITGLIPSEEGSPGQLLGEFSGEEVLGEITLNCEAGLFGKLENAPDEKEEVELGYKQEVHRGSVQIYSSVDGKAPEPYSARIEHIDLSDGSEHDLVVHITDERLIGETGGIVQGMSGSPIMQDGRLVGAVTHVFIDDPTRGYGIFAEDMVSCAEKSR
- the hprK gene encoding HPr(Ser) kinase/phosphatase; translation: MAEIFSVTVSEIVKQLGLELLYAPDNIDELIVTDNDCNRPGLQLMGFYEYFNAERIQICGNMEFAYLASIDEEVRRQRLDALFATKIPMFIVARSHELYPEMIDIASKYGVPIARTSDSTTAFIAALIGYLNVELAPRITRHGVLIEVYGEGILIVGESGVGKSETAIELVKRGHRLVADDAVEIRKTSSRTLVGQSPDNIRHFLELRGIGIINTRRLFGMGAVKISEKIDLIVQLEPWDSKKIYDRMGVDNEYTSILGIKIPSLTIPIKPGRNLAVILEVAAMNNRHKKMGYNAAAELLQNLGLEMDTKESVKNWDVF
- the murB gene encoding UDP-N-acetylmuramate dehydrogenase, producing the protein MKELDMNTRSLLELAEELECRVFPNEPLDKHNTFRIGGCCSAMIDINSPDNLSQLWEEANRLGIRTMALGNGSNVLFDDRGYNGVIFLIGSSMDKIYMKDENTIVAQAGCPLLKLCRFALEHSLSGMEFAYGIPGSVGGAIFMNAGAYGGEIKDVIKYGRAVDRAGRQFEYQNDQMKFGYRTSRFIESGELIVEGEFELPGGSYDEIQDKMVDLMGRRRDKQPLNMPSAGSTFKRPTGEGLFAGKLIQDSGLRGFSVGGAQVSEKHCGFVVNKGGATSADVLELIKQVQEKVLKDTGIELECEVRYIPYEA